Proteins encoded within one genomic window of Mesorhizobium sp. AR10:
- a CDS encoding tyrosine-type recombinase/integrase has product MPEIRLPGQPGDPEFEAAYEKATQGQDHKAIIIDLPGRALPKTFGHAARRLETTMEWLDFDEATRRKNARLIERFLKLRIDPAYPLTWRDTPVEHLDADRLRVIIEGFFGTNRTVAKHMLVAIKKLLWVAIHIERWIKPQNDPSLSIRVRVPKSTANPAWPISIREKFEARHPIGTAARTCYALGFWLGNRRGDVAALDWEHLVVEEIELFDGSLEMIEAFDFRQQKNRNRHGGREMFIPIVDKLAQALAPLDRSKGGAVLKNAYGKPFAEKSLTGMIAHWNKQAGIPEGYTLHGLRRTFGTYLAECNIQARAIMEAMGHSSMTVTDEYVREANKKRMAVDIARAINEREAKRDAMRQRTLLRIIK; this is encoded by the coding sequence ATGCCCGAAATCCGTCTTCCCGGTCAGCCCGGAGATCCGGAATTCGAAGCTGCCTATGAAAAGGCGACGCAAGGCCAAGACCACAAGGCAATTATTATCGACCTGCCCGGCAGGGCGCTGCCAAAGACCTTCGGGCATGCAGCCCGGCGACTCGAAACGACGATGGAATGGTTGGACTTTGATGAAGCGACCCGACGAAAGAACGCGCGGCTCATCGAGCGTTTCCTTAAGTTGCGGATCGATCCTGCATATCCATTGACCTGGCGTGATACCCCGGTGGAACATCTCGATGCCGATCGCCTGCGCGTCATCATCGAAGGTTTCTTCGGGACCAACCGGACGGTCGCTAAACACATGCTGGTCGCAATCAAGAAGCTTCTGTGGGTGGCGATCCATATAGAAAGGTGGATCAAGCCGCAGAACGATCCGTCGCTGTCCATCCGCGTGCGCGTGCCCAAATCCACGGCCAATCCGGCCTGGCCGATTTCGATCCGTGAGAAATTCGAGGCGCGCCATCCAATCGGCACTGCCGCGCGCACCTGCTATGCGCTTGGGTTCTGGCTTGGCAATCGGCGCGGCGATGTCGCGGCGCTCGATTGGGAGCATCTCGTGGTCGAGGAAATCGAACTTTTCGACGGTTCACTGGAGATGATCGAAGCCTTCGACTTCCGACAGCAAAAAAATCGCAACCGTCACGGCGGTCGCGAGATGTTCATCCCGATCGTCGACAAGTTGGCGCAGGCGTTGGCGCCGCTCGATCGTTCGAAAGGTGGGGCGGTACTAAAGAATGCCTACGGGAAACCCTTCGCTGAAAAAAGCCTCACCGGAATGATCGCACACTGGAACAAACAGGCCGGCATTCCCGAAGGCTACACCCTGCATGGTCTGCGCCGCACCTTCGGCACCTATCTCGCCGAGTGCAACATCCAGGCGCGAGCTATCATGGAGGCGATGGGCCATTCCTCGATGACTGTGACCGACGAATACGTGCGGGAGGCCAACAAGAAGCGGATGGCTGTCGATATCGCCCGGGCGATCAACGAACGTGAAGCCAAACGCGATGCCATGCGTCAGCGGACACTCCTGCGCATCATCAAATAG
- a CDS encoding helix-turn-helix domain-containing protein → MNESEALARDVKAWRAKEGFTAEGAAKALGIPKRTYEGIEQGRGFPYPILLRVALKSENLSPQAKIEVSPRVTPRQQKTGRRV, encoded by the coding sequence GTGAACGAGAGTGAGGCGCTTGCACGAGATGTAAAAGCTTGGCGGGCGAAGGAGGGATTCACTGCCGAAGGCGCAGCTAAGGCATTGGGAATACCGAAACGCACCTACGAGGGCATAGAGCAAGGTCGAGGCTTCCCGTACCCGATACTCCTACGCGTTGCCCTTAAAAGCGAAAACCTATCGCCTCAGGCGAAGATTGAAGTCTCCCCGCGCGTGACACCACGGCAGCAGAAGACTGGAAGGAGGGTTTGA